The window attatgcaatgcattttaattttaattacatcacaccaaacaatggataagaaataatctatgcataactaatgcttgcattactaactcATGCATTACTAATTTCTGcgttactaatacaccttattcagcACTATTCTTGTACACACTGCCAAACAACATTTATACTATACTTTCATTGGATAGAAGGGCAAGAATTCTTGGATAGATTTCTGGATTTCAATTTGCTACTCCTTCTTTCGTGATGCACCTTTTGTTTTTGTCTATAActattttagaaatcatatatattttaaaaaaatctttgTTACTGTTAGTGAGACGATTTATAATTACACATGTATCTATGACTTGTTTTAGATCacacattttaattttttttatttctttcttaaactccataCATGTCAGTCAAAGTGTATCACATAAGATGAGATTGAGGAAGTAATaagttttaaaaaagaagaagaattaacTAAATAAGCGTCCAACAAATCgctaaaactaaaaataacatgcagttatataatatatatataagcgTGTATGATCACATTGTATAATTTATATAAACAGAAGAAAAGAAGTAAACATTAAACTCGACTAGCATTTGGGTAAAAGTACAAAAAAGAAAGTCCAAGTGCctagataaaaataacaaaaattacatGTAATAATTCTGGTTTAAAAGCAAAAGCTAGcccgtttctttttcttttggtagaACAAAGTTGGCCCGTTTGGCCATTTCACACAAGCAGTACTCCCTCTATATAAAATAAGCTAACGGTCACATTTGCAACATTTCATTCAAAAACACCCCCCTCTCTCCCCCTCTCTTTGTGACAAattctttctgtttctctttcatGGCAGAGAATCAAGAATCTTTGGAAAACCCCAATTTACAGACTGAATTAGAGAAGAAGATTCCACTGTTTACAGTGCTAAAGCATGGAGCCATCCTCAaaaacatctttcttcttgaTAATCCCCCACCTATAACCACAGCTTCTATTGAAGAAACGAAACCAGATTTTGAAGAGATTTTGTTGGTGGTTGGACGACATCCAGATTGTAACATAGTCTTGGAACACCCAAGCATCAGCAGATTCCACCTCCGCGTTCATTCTAATCCCTCTACTCACTCCCTCTCTGTTATTGATCTGTCTTCTGGTAATTCTTTAATTTCTCTTATCTTATTTAGACTATATATTCAAGCTCTGCCGGTGCAAGCCACATTTAAAAGAAGAGGGTTGTGGAAATTTTACTACTGTTTTTTTTCCTTCATAATCTTGCATATTGGTGATTTTATTAATGCACTAatgtttctttattttatttttttcttgattaAGACAAGAATTTTTATGCTTAGTATTTCTCTCTATCATTTTGCTTCAGCGTACTATGAATTCTCTGTATAATTTATTGTTTAACATGCTTCATTTCTCTTTGCTCTAGACATTTtgattgattcttttttttttttttcctgttttcCTTCATTTGATTCTGGTTTATCTAGTCAGTTGATTTTCTCTGCATATATTGATGAATTTCCAGTTAATTCacatttcttttgttgtttatcacGCCCTCTGTCCCAATTTTGACTGGGCATGGAGTTAGAAAAGAAAGGactttgaaacttgtggtctaaaataAGTCATAGACATTTGCGTGTCTATGAATCATCTCATTAACATAAATGAAAAaggttaaaattaaattatttctaaatataaaaatatataattatttttgcgacaaactaaaaaggaaattgtGCTACACAAAATACGAAAGTGAAAGAGTAGTTTCTGACTGTGGTTTTGCTGTTGTTTTAGTCCATGGGACATGGATTTCGGGCAACAAGATTGAACCAGAGGTTCGAGTAGATTTGAAAGAGGGCGATAAAATGCAGCTTGGAGGTTCAAGCAGGGAATACAGGCTTCATTGGATTCCATTCAGCCGTGCATATGATTTGGGGAATCCATTTGCAGCTCCACTAGGTGAGGCAGAATCAATGGAAGAAACCGATCAAAAAGAACATCAGGTGAGCTATAGTAATAGTATGTGGAAACAGAAAAAAGCTTTATCTGTatgttttctttttattgttgTCTTCGCTTTTAACTATTCTATCACCTTACTGTCTAATTTGTCAATTTTCTAGGATGAGAGTGACTTTGCCCTTCAGAATGAGGATGATGATTCAGTGCAGGGTCTAGATTCATCATTCTCTGATATGAGTTTGTTGCCATGTGTAAAAAGTTTGACCCCATCAGCTCCTCCAATGCCTGAAGAAATGAAGTTCTTATTTCCTGTTGGCGACAAGGCAGTAATTGTAATTCCACCTGAGAAAATCCATGGAGAGAGTGAAATCAGTTTGCTGCAGCCTGCTTATGAACCTGACAAAGAAAACAGCACTCCGCTAGCGTTTCTTGTCTCAGGAGGGTCCCAAACAGAAAATGCAGATAGTACACTAGTAAGATCTCACCAAAGATATTTGAGCATTTGGTCTAGAAGGGGAAAATGTTCCAGTGTTCAGATTCAAACAGGTAGAGATAGAGCAATTATTGAGAAAGTTGACATTGATACTGAAGTTCACTCACTTAATCATGACAAGTTTGGAATGGAATCAGTTTCAAATGATCCTTTTTCTAGCGAAAACAAGGATGACGAAGATATCTTCACTCCAGACAAAGAGAACCATACTCCTAGTTCTCTCTTCCTTGATTCCAAGATAAAGTCATCTCTTGCTGATGGACAAGCATCTAAACCTGTGCTTTCTTGTTGTATGGATGAGAATGCTGAAGAGAGTTTCACTCTGGACAAAGTGGATCTTTCACCAAACACTGATTTACTAAGGTCAAAGAAGAAAATGAGCAGTTTGAAACATATTAAGCATCCAAAACCTTGTAGATCTTCCCCAATGAAAGAGATTTTTGATCCCATACTCCATCAAGCCAAAGGTCTTGAATACTACAAGAAAGAGAATATCGGATCATCTATAATGCTGCCAAGTATGAGTAACAATAGTGAAGAAATTTTCACTCCAGATAAAGAGAATATGAAACCTGATAGTTGTTCAATGAGATCGAAAAGGAAGgggaaaatggtggaagttaaACATATAAAACCATTTGAGAAAGAAAACTTGATTGGCAAAGTTCTTGAAGAGCAGAAATCAGCAAGTGTTGCTTCCAGAAATATGGATAGTTCGGAGGTAACCATACTGAAGAACAGAACAGATAGACCACCATTTCGATCTCTGCTTGTGAACTCCCCCAGCAACACCAATTCAGAGTCTCCGGAAGAAGTCAAGCTGAATGCTAATCCAATCAAGTGTCAACAAATTATGGAAGCAGGCCCCTTTTCTGTAAGTTGCATTTACCTGTTTCTTATGTGAAAACTTCTTCAGATTCATGATTTTTAATCTGTAGTATTAAGTTGTTAGCCTTTGAAAGTAATAGATTTGATTTAGGCCAGGACAGAGGTTTACTATTTATATTTGTTACACTATTCTTTTACACTTTATTCAATGAGGCAATGCTGATTGACATAATGATTGTTCAGAGGTTAGCTATTAGGAGTTCAGACCATACAGCATAACAATTGTAAATTTGAGTCTCTTGGATGACCACAACCAATGAGAACTGGGAACGTTGATAATTCCTAATTTATCCTTCAAACAATATCTGCAGGATAACAATGCCAGGGAAGAGAAAAGAAGGTGGAACATGGTAGTGGACACCACTTCTTTGTTAAACAAAGAGTCAAGAAAAGCTTTGCAGCTTTTGCAAGGTCTCAAGGGGACTTACCTGATAATCCCCAGAATTGGTAATGAACTTACTTTGGCATTCCCTCAGAAAATTTCCCTGAcattttcatgtatttcaatAACTTCTATTATGCAAAACCGCTTTACGTGATCTTTACCTGTTACTTGATGTTAGTCTTAAGGGAACTGGATTGCATGAAGAGGCGTGCTGGCTTTTTTAGGAGAGAAACAGAAGTATCTGCAGCACTAGAATGGATAGAAGACTGCAAGGTAAATGCAGAATCATGGGTTCATGTGCAGAGTTGTGTGGAGGAAGCAAGGCCAATGGCACCAACTCCTCCTGCTACTGCACCACCGTCTTTGTTCAGTAAGGAGAATAGCATCTTTGCAGTCGGCTCAGTTCTATCCTCTCCACATTGTGGTCTAGCGGAAATTGTTTCACCCACAGCAGAAGATCATATCCTTGAATGTGCCCTCCTATTCAAACGAACTAACAGAGATGGACAAGTTGTTCTCCTTAGCAATGATCTTACCATGAAGATCAAGGCCATGGCAGAAGTAAGACACAGTAAATAATCCTCCCTTCAGCATCTGCACCACCCCttctgaaaacaaaagaaaaatgtttCTGCTTGTGCCATGAGCATCAACTGAAACTTCAGTTTTTGTTTATTGATCGGCAGGGTTTAAACTGTGAGACAGCAGAAGATTTCCGGGAGAGTCTGGTGAATCCATTCTCAGAGAGATTTCTTTGGAAAGACAGCTCTCCCAGGGGAAGCACTTGGTCATGTGTGGATGACTTTGTTCTTGGGGAGCCATACTATCCTGGAGCTCTAAAGCAGTCATCAAAGTCAGGACAAGCAGCAAAAGGCTTGAAGCTGATATTGCTTCATAATTCTCATTATAGGCAAATCTGTTCAGGCAGCGGCAGTTAGCTGAGTAGAGTAGTTTCCGTAACCAATAGAAGCTGAACCACTTAGCCTAGCCAGTGAGCGTCCCCCCTTCTTATTAAAGATGTTGAAGATGAATTCAGATCTTCTGGCTGCATCTAAACCTGTAAATGACCATTGTTTCAATCTCTTGGAACTTCTGTTTGTCATTGCACTGAAATTGATTCTAGATGATTCAGAGACTTTCTTCATGAAATCAGGATACTTTGTAGACGTTTTTGTTAATACATCTACATTTGCAGTCCAATATCttcagtattttttttttcacttttcttcttcttcctctcttttctttgtttgttaAATTTTCTAGGGACACAACTCAACACTTTGGGATATGGTTGTTATCATCTGATTTGCTCGGCATCTATCCTGATACTCTTGCGTAAGTAAATAAGGAGCAGTTTGTTAATGAAATTTGTTTGCATCTAAAAGCAGATTAATAGATATTCTGATCCGAATCAAGGATTATCTAGAAAATTTATCTTCCTCTGAACTTCTATAGAAAAGCTTTAGACGATTAATGCATTTATTGTTGACTTGCTGCAACTAGGACTACAGATTTGCAAGTTAAAAAACATACCTAGTCGAGCCAGATATAACATTTTAAGCAATCAAAAAGAGCATTACATACTAAGAAAAGACTTCACTTATTGCCAAAAGGAACTGACATAACAAGAAAACAGACCGCTATATCAAACCAACGACAAATTCACTTTGACCTATTCCAGTTCAGTAGAACCTATATTTTCCCAGCCCTCTGAGGGTAATTACATGAACCTGACAGTAGAAAAGAGAATGAGTTTTCTGGGTCCTCAAATGGTGGCTGGGGAAACTCTTGGAGTTCGCTAAGCTTGCAAGTTTCAATGTTCAAAGGTGACAAATAACTGCCAGGATTATCTGCATCCTCTTTTACATTTATAGTAGTTTGAAGCCCACTACCATTCTGAACATTTAACTCAAAACCGATCTCTCCAGCCTCTGTCGTTGCTTTACCTATTTGGCCTTGATCAGATGTCCCAGCAAAACCTTTGGTTTCCTCTAGAGGAATTGCAGGTGTATGTCCTTGGAAAAGGGAAATGTGTCGAAAAAGCTTATCTTTCCTGGAAAAGGTTGTTCCACAAGAACAAAGCCATTTATCTTTACCACAATGCTTCTCATGTGTTCTAAGATCTGCAATAACTGAAAATTTCTTTAGATTGCACCTACTACAAGCATAGCTTTTCTCACAGTGGGTTCTTCTGTAATGTTTTTTCACACATAAGATAGTTTTTAACGGCTGAAACCTTTTATGTTCCTTGTTGCGCTTGCAACCAACACAAGGACAGGAATACCTTTTAATAAGAGTCATCGTCCCAGAGCTGGGATCCTTGTGAGGCTTTGCAAGAGCAGCTGGAGTTTTGTACTCATCCCCATGACCCCTCATATGCATCCGCAAATTGGCATCTCTCTTAAATCCCTTCCCACAAATTGTGCAGAAGTGAGTGTGAGGTGCAAGAATTTCCTCTTTCTCCAGCTGCAGAATCTCGTAGGAACCAGGGGGAAGGTTCTCTTCGTCATGGAATTCATCTTCATCTTTCGCCTCATGTTCATCAACATCATACTTCTGTACAATGCCACAATCGCCCATTAGATCAACATGGTTGGGCTGATCTTCTGCCTTAGTTACATTAACACTGTGTGGTAGTGCACCGGCATCAATAACTTTTCCAGAAGGAACCCAAACACCACCAAACTGTGCAGGTTGCTTAGTAGTTGGGCTCGCGGAGGAAAGTGTATGATGCTTTACGGTTGGAAGAAGACTCCCTGCAGTTGATATTAATTGAACAATGATAGAGGTAAGATCAGCAATTATTAGCTGTTGTTGCTGAATTGAAAGGTCATTTCCCTGAATCCCAGCTAGACTTCTGTGGTCAACAATTATACGCACCAGCTCCTGCAGTTGATGAATCTTTTGTTCAAGAAAAGACATATTGTTTAACATGGCTTTTGGATCCCAATCTTGTCTTCTGGTAAAATCATGATTTTCACTCCTTTGATTAACCTGTTGTTCCATGCGAGATGAGTGCTCAATCCTAGACTGCTTATCTGGAAATGAGAAACTTTCTCAGTTTTGTTGATGCTAAGTGTAATtggtaattgagtggttatttgAGGGCACAGCTTTCAGCAATTCATTGCCAGATGAAGAGCAGCAGGTTCTATATTCGAATCTGCTTCACAAAGTAACAAGATTCCAACAAAAAAAACctgaaagcaaaagaaaaattagaaaatcCTTAACCAAAATCATGGAGGTGAAATAATTGATCAGTTAACATGTTAGTTAATCAACCATAATTACATAAAATTTCAGTGACTACTAATGACCAATAACAACAGAAAATGAGCTTTACAAGAATAAGACAAGACAACAAGACaataacaaacccagtgtaatcccacaagtgaggtctggagagggtagtgtgtgcCTTATTCCTATCTTATGTTTTACAAGAAtaagaatttgaaaaaaaaagagaaacaaggAAAGAAAGAGGAACGTAAAAGATAGAAGTCTTGATCAGACCAAATCCTTCTACTTCTTAGGGTGGTACCTTAAAAGTGTTATCTATTCTTTCAAACAACAGATTGTTTAAATACTTTAAATCGAATGTATTAATTCTACTTCTTATTCATATTATTTACGCTTTCATGATTCCGGTTTCTGAATAGAGCGAAATAGATATACAGGATTCATATAGAAGGCAAGGTTGATTTAATTTACCAACTTCAAAAAAGGCTCTGACATCCTTCTAGCTTATTTAACTCTTTATTCATAGTTCCAAATCAACATATTATACATTgtgaaataaaaaattattgaaaACCCCCTCAATATGGTTTTGTTAATATACACATCAAACTCACATAAAAATTCAATCTTTCTCCAAAATGATGCTGACTTGCAACTTATTCAAGCTGTTTAGTGATAGAAATTATCAACAAATTAAACATTTCAAGATCCAACTACAAACTTAATAAATCCACCACACATAATCCAGCAGATGAAATCCAATCAAATTAAAGCACAAGTAGTGAGGACTAACCAAACCAGACTGAAGATAACCCAGACGCTCCTTTTCCTGTTCTAACTTGAATTATagcaagaaaaggggaaagaATGGTAAAGGGTTAAGCAGCAGAACCTAGTCGTTAATTATTGAAGATAGCAACAATGAATGTCTATTCTggaaattaaatttatataatggATCCCACACTCACTTTGTTGGTAAAAAGCTAGCCGTCACCAACCTTTGGCTTTTTCTGCCATTTAGCTCAATGTCAATCATGAATTACTGTTTCAAAAGGTGGAACGGAGCCCACCAATTAATCCCACTCCTACAGCCTACATGCATGCACAATATAATGAACCAGTACAATGAAAGTCTTTAGGTAAAGGGTGGATCCAGTATTTAATGGTATCGATCCAAATATATAAAAGTTAACATATGAAAAATCAaggggaatatatatatatatattccctcgtccctccgtttcaatttatgtgaacctatttaattgggtacggagtttaagaaaagagagaagacttttaaacttgtggtgtaaaatgagacacatatattttgtgtggctataaatcattgcataaaggtaaattgtttccaaataaggaaatgagtcattctttttggcacggactaaaaaggaaataagttcacataaattgaaacagagggagtatatatatttaaaataaagcTACCCAGATGAAGGTTCTGGGTTATATTGTATTCACAAAAACTTACATGAGGGGAGCATAAACCGTACCTCGAAACCAATACAACAGGGGTGGTACCATCACCCAAATTAAATAGAGGAGGACTGGGTAAACAAAAAAGCACAGGTCCTCACTCCAATCGCCATATACAACTCTAGCTAACAAAGAAATTAGAGTTTTCATACTTTATTCTTATTGTGGGTTGCTGCCATTTATCAAGAAGGAATATACTTTTAGCCATGTTTGGGAGTTGTTGGAAGTTCTGGAAACTCTTGACCTGATTAGAAGTAGCAGCGAGTTTAGCCAAACAATCAGCTACCTGGTTACCCTCCCTAAGGCAATCTTGCACGCAGACACTAACATCATTTATGGTGTTGATGATATTGTCCACAATCTGCTTAATCTTGAGGTTGTTGGCATCTTTGTTTGTCAACATCTTTGCAATGATAAGAGATTTAAGTTCAAGAACAAAATTAGTGAACCCATGTTGGCTACACCATTTCACTCCAAACTCAACTGCAAGAGCTTCAGTCATATTGTTGCTATTACTCTGTACGGGGACTGAGAAAGTCATGATTAAGTCACCATTATTATTTCTCAGAATACCCCTAATACCAGCTGCACCAGTTTCTTTGATGTCATCAATATTGACCTTGATAGTATCCGCCGAGGGTATTTTCCATCTAACTTGCTTCCAAGTTTGAACCGACTAGAGTTTTTCTATTTTATCACAGCAATTAGGTCACTGGACCTTGCTATCCATACCAGGAACCACCTTCACAATTGTATGCTTGATGATCCAGACCCATTGGTACTTCATAGTGTTGTGGTTGAACTTGTTTTTGTTGCCGTATCTACATGAGATCCATTGCTTTCAAATTTCCTAGCATATGATAGTGGGCGCAATCTGCATAATATGTTTCTGTATTGTGTTAGTAGTTTTTGCATCCCATCATCTCTTGAAAGTTCCAATAATAGGTTCAAGTTGATGTTTCATTCCCAGAGGTCCTATTTCATTCCATATGAACTGTGTTGTATCACTTCCATTGAACGCATACCGCATGGTCTCAAGCTGTGAATGATTACAACAAAAATATCTAGAAACATGTTTTCAGGGTGCACCACTGAAACatctagcctacagtgcaccaccaactcttATTAGTGCACCTCTGCTCCAGAGTTTTCATGGTGGTTACTCGGATCGACAGAGTCAGTTTCAGGGTTAGCAGTCATAGCAaccgaggtcctgttatacttgtagtgatccgaggcacattgctagattttgccctcgggcaccAGACAGCTCACAGCAGCAAGGTTCTTGTGCCATGGTCCTGGCAGcggttgcttcaccgcccgctcaaccagctagaggtaggggtcaggcaactagaggtggaggtcaggccattagagatggaggtcaggccgttagaggtggatgCCAGCCAattagaggccgtcctagggacgcagttcagagCGGTGGGGCACATCCCCCGATTTTATGCCTTTACAGTAAGGCCTAAGGGTGAGTCATCTGACGCTATTGTCACAGGTATTGTCCCAGTTTGCCATATagatgtttcagttctatttgatccgggcttTACTTATTACTacatgtcatcatactttgcttcatatctggttgtgcctcgtgattctttgagtgctcctgtgtatgtatccacacctgtgggagattctatcgtagtagatcgtgtctattattcgtgtgtggttaccattgggagtcttgagactagcgtagatctcctacgtctcgatatggtagattttgatatcatcttgggtatggattggctgtcaccttatcatgctatattggattgtcacgccaagatggtgaccttagccttgcgggggttgcctcgattagagtggaagggGACTCCTGGCCACTTTACCAGCAAgattatctcttatgtgaaggctcgacgtatggtcgagaaggggtgtctagcttatttggcttatgaccgcgattctagtgcggaagttccttccatggattcagtaccagttgttcgtaagtttccagaggtgtttcctgcagatctgtcaGGGATGCCGccggacagagatattgatttctgtattgatttggctccgggcactcagcccatttctattccgccgtatcgtatggccccgccagagttgaaagaattgaaggagcagctgcaagatttgcttgatattCATTAAACCTAGTatctcgccctagggtgcacctgtgttgttcgtgaagaataaagatggatcgatgaggatgtgcatagactatcagcagttgaacaaagtcaccatcaagaacaagtatccgttgccgaggattgatgacttatttgatcaggtgccaaggtgttttcgaagattgatttgaggtatggctaccatcagttgaggattagggcattcgatgtccctaagacagcttttcagactcgtaTGGGCAATATGAGTTTCtaatgatgtcgtttgggctgactaatgccccaacaacatttatggatttgatgaaccgggtgttcaagccctacttggattccttcgtgattgtttttattgacgatatcttgatctactcccgtagtcgagaggagcacgaTCAACATCTTCGgatcgtacttcagactctgagggacaaccaattatatgccaagttttcaaagtgcgagttttggttagactcaatcGCCTTTTTGGGGTACGTCGTATCTACAGAGAGCATACatatggatcctaagaagattgaggtagttcggaactggcctagacccacttcagctacggaAATctagagtttcctgggtttggcgagttattaccatatgttcatggaggggttttcatctatagcagcacCATtaaccagattgacctagaagggtatcccgttcagatggtcagtcgagtgtgagttgagctttcagaagctcaatattGCTTTAAATACGacgctagtgttggtgttgcccacaggttcaggatcttatacggtgtattatgatgcatctcatgttgggctcggtgcagtactgatgcaggatggtagggtgatcgCATATGCGTCACGACAgttaaaggttcatgagaagaattaccctgttcatgacttagagttagcagccattgttcatgcactgaagatttgtaGGCACTATCTTTaaggcgtgtcgtgtgaggtattcatagATCActggagtctacagtatttgttcaaataaaatgatctcaatttaaggcagaggaggtggttggagctgttgaaagattatgatatcaccatcttgtatcatcccgggaaggccaatatggtggccgatgccttgagcagaaaggcagtgagtatgggcagccttgcgtacattctagttggtgagagaccgcttacgTCAGATATTTAGGCCTTGACCAAtaagtttgtgaggttagatattttagagcccagtcgagttctagcttaCACAGTCGcccggtcttccttgtatgagcgcatcagagagcggcggtatgatgaccctcatttgcttgtccttggGGACATGGTGCGGCActgtggtgccaagcaggttactgttggagataaTGGAGTtctgaggatgcagggtcgtatttgtgtgcccaatatagatagacttcgtgagttgattcttgaggaggcccatagtttccggtattctattcatccaggtgccgccaagatgtatcagaacttgcggcaacatt is drawn from Nicotiana tabacum cultivar K326 chromosome 22, ASM71507v2, whole genome shotgun sequence and contains these coding sequences:
- the LOC107799578 gene encoding FHA domain-containing protein PS1-like yields the protein MAENQESLENPNLQTELEKKIPLFTVLKHGAILKNIFLLDNPPPITTASIEETKPDFEEILLVVGRHPDCNIVLEHPSISRFHLRVHSNPSTHSLSVIDLSSVHGTWISGNKIEPEVRVDLKEGDKMQLGGSSREYRLHWIPFSRAYDLGNPFAAPLGEAESMEETDQKEHQDESDFALQNEDDDSVQGLDSSFSDMSLLPCVKSLTPSAPPMPEEMKFLFPVGDKAVIVIPPEKIHGESEISLLQPAYEPDKENSTPLAFLVSGGSQTENADSTLVRSHQRYLSIWSRRGKCSSVQIQTGRDRAIIEKVDIDTEVHSLNHDKFGMESVSNDPFSSENKDDEDIFTPDKENHTPSSLFLDSKIKSSLADGQASKPVLSCCMDENAEESFTLDKVDLSPNTDLLRSKKKMSSLKHIKHPKPCRSSPMKEIFDPILHQAKGLEYYKKENIGSSIMLPSMSNNSEEIFTPDKENMKPDSCSMRSKRKGKMVEVKHIKPFEKENLIGKVLEEQKSASVASRNMDSSEVTILKNRTDRPPFRSLLVNSPSNTNSESPEEVKLNANPIKCQQIMEAGPFSDNNAREEKRRWNMVVDTTSLLNKESRKALQLLQGLKGTYLIIPRIVLRELDCMKRRAGFFRRETEVSAALEWIEDCKVNAESWVHVQSCVEEARPMAPTPPATAPPSLFSKENSIFAVGSVLSSPHCGLAEIVSPTAEDHILECALLFKRTNRDGQVVLLSNDLTMKIKAMAEGLNCETAEDFRESLVNPFSERFLWKDSSPRGSTWSCVDDFVLGEPYYPGALKQSSKSGQAAKGLKLILLHNSHYRQICSGSGS
- the LOC107799585 gene encoding protein SENSITIVE TO PROTON RHIZOTOXICITY 1: MEQQVNQRSENHDFTRRQDWDPKAMLNNMSFLEQKIHQLQELVRIIVDHRSLAGIQGNDLSIQQQQLIIADLTSIIVQLISTAGSLLPTVKHHTLSSASPTTKQPAQFGGVWVPSGKVIDAGALPHSVNVTKAEDQPNHVDLMGDCGIVQKYDVDEHEAKDEDEFHDEENLPPGSYEILQLEKEEILAPHTHFCTICGKGFKRDANLRMHMRGHGDEYKTPAALAKPHKDPSSGTMTLIKRYSCPCVGCKRNKEHKRFQPLKTILCVKKHYRRTHCEKSYACSRCNLKKFSVIADLRTHEKHCGKDKWLCSCGTTFSRKDKLFRHISLFQGHTPAIPLEETKGFAGTSDQGQIGKATTEAGEIGFELNVQNGSGLQTTINVKEDADNPGSYLSPLNIETCKLSELQEFPQPPFEDPENSFSFLLSGSCNYPQRAGKI